In Candidatus Epulonipiscium viviparus, one DNA window encodes the following:
- the urtA gene encoding urea ABC transporter substrate-binding protein: MKKFGGAIAILVSMIGITGCNSEVADDNTVKVGLLHSLTGSMAISEKSVRDAEVLAITQINEAGGVLGKQIEYISEDGASDPSTFATKAEKLVDSEDVAAVFGCWTSSSRKAVKSIFEDYGALLWYPVQYEGMEASSNIVYTGAAPNQQIVPAIEYLIDQGYDDFFLLGSDYVFPRTANMIIEAQLAAYDDIHIVGEEYADMEQTDFAAIIAKIEEADPDVIINTLNGTGNVSFFKQMSEKNYTAEDYMTMSFSIAEEEVATIGAEILQDHLVSWNYYQTTDTPENEAFVEAYKDMFGANRVTSDPAEAAYNAVYLWKAAVEMAGSFAVEDVLDAIATGAVSFDAPEGTVIIDGQNQHLAKPVRIGEVREDGLIYEVFATGEAVAPDPYLTTYDWAEIIR; this comes from the coding sequence ATGAAAAAATTTGGTGGCGCAATTGCAATTTTAGTATCTATGATAGGAATAACAGGATGCAACAGTGAGGTAGCGGATGATAATACTGTAAAAGTTGGATTATTACATTCGTTGACAGGTTCGATGGCAATTAGCGAAAAATCCGTGCGCGATGCGGAGGTGTTGGCAATCACTCAGATCAACGAAGCAGGGGGAGTTTTAGGAAAGCAGATCGAATACATCTCCGAAGATGGTGCATCTGACCCTTCAACTTTTGCAACAAAAGCTGAAAAACTAGTTGATAGCGAAGATGTGGCGGCGGTTTTTGGTTGCTGGACCTCTTCATCACGCAAGGCAGTAAAATCGATATTCGAAGATTATGGCGCATTACTATGGTATCCTGTTCAATACGAAGGAATGGAAGCGAGTAGTAATATTGTATATACAGGAGCGGCTCCGAATCAGCAAATCGTACCCGCAATAGAATATCTGATAGACCAAGGTTACGATGACTTTTTCTTATTAGGATCCGACTATGTATTTCCAAGAACTGCCAATATGATCATAGAAGCTCAGCTTGCAGCTTATGATGACATACATATAGTGGGAGAAGAGTATGCAGATATGGAGCAAACCGACTTCGCGGCTATCATCGCCAAAATAGAAGAAGCCGATCCAGACGTAATAATAAATACGCTAAACGGAACTGGCAACGTATCGTTTTTTAAGCAAATGTCTGAGAAAAATTATACAGCAGAAGATTATATGACTATGTCTTTTTCGATTGCAGAAGAAGAGGTTGCGACAATCGGGGCAGAGATATTACAAGATCACTTGGTTTCCTGGAATTATTATCAAACTACAGATACACCAGAAAACGAAGCATTTGTTGAAGCGTACAAAGACATGTTTGGTGCCAACAGAGTAACAAGCGACCCGGCTGAAGCGGCATACAACGCGGTTTACCTATGGAAAGCGGCGGTAGAGATGGCAGGCAGCTTTGCGGTAGAAGATGTGTTAGACGCAATAGCAACAGGGGCAGTATCTTTTGATGCGCCAGAAGGAACCGTCATAATCGATGGACAAAATCAGCATCTAGCAAAGCCGGTGCGCATAGGAGAAGTAAGAGAAGACGGGTTGATCTACGAAGTCTTTGCAACAGGAGAGGCAGTAGCGCCAGATCCATATCTAACAACCTATGATTGGGCAGAAATAATACGTTAA
- a CDS encoding heavy metal translocating P-type ATPase, whose protein sequence is MQQKLNKLLTSKLILSISGICLIMSILSINMVNFAWVTVILLGVPTIYMAICRFIKEHYISSAVLVSIAIVACICVNDIVTAGEIIFVMVLGKSIQDRVIQKAKDSVYNIVEVIPKKARVITIKNDCHIIETMVDTEEVALESIVRVLPGENFPVDGVIVAGYTAVNQSVITGESLPIDKGISHRVFAGTTNSVNAVDIKTIKTFENSSMQKMIKLVTKAEAKKAPIEKVIDRWSKWVVLVAIITAILIYIGLNLYVDQKDFAMNRALAALITFCPYTLTMITPVAVISAVRRATKQGVVIKSGIALEQMGDACTIAFDKTGTITEGKLRITDVVAFEYDEQKIISIAASVEWQSIHPIGRALKKYAINNNIPILELQDVESLEGKGILAKWDNKTVFAGSERLVREDAKIRISKSIQEAINLLVDQGKIIDIVAVDGKIIGLIGFADKIRKESFSVVAKLRELGVNKAVLLTGDNVKSANFIAQAVGINNVYAELLPEGKVVVVQSLIEKPSNVCMIGDGINDAPALKTANVGIAIGSVRNDVALDAADIVIMGDEITKLLYIKKLSNVTLFAIKFNIILLFLASSVILALSISGTLNTRETVVVYNISLILVLLNVINLCNKKIK, encoded by the coding sequence ATGCAGCAAAAACTTAATAAATTATTAACTTCAAAATTAATATTAAGTATATCCGGTATTTGTTTGATAATGAGTATTTTAAGTATAAATATGGTGAACTTTGCGTGGGTTACTGTAATTCTTTTGGGGGTGCCAACTATTTATATGGCTATATGTAGATTTATAAAAGAACATTACATAAGCTCTGCCGTTCTTGTAAGCATAGCAATAGTGGCATGTATATGTGTAAATGATATTGTGACCGCAGGAGAGATTATATTTGTTATGGTTTTGGGTAAAAGTATTCAAGATAGAGTTATCCAAAAAGCAAAAGATAGTGTATATAATATTGTAGAAGTAATTCCTAAAAAAGCGCGGGTAATTACCATAAAAAATGATTGCCATATCATAGAAACCATGGTTGATACAGAAGAAGTGGCGTTAGAAAGCATTGTTAGAGTTTTGCCAGGCGAAAATTTTCCGGTCGATGGAGTGATTGTGGCAGGCTATACTGCAGTTAATCAGAGTGTCATAACTGGTGAAAGCTTGCCGATAGATAAAGGTATAAGTCATCGAGTATTTGCAGGAACAACGAATAGCGTCAATGCTGTAGATATAAAGACGATCAAAACCTTTGAAAATTCTTCGATGCAAAAGATGATTAAGTTGGTAACGAAGGCAGAGGCCAAAAAAGCTCCTATAGAAAAAGTTATAGACAGATGGTCTAAGTGGGTGGTTTTAGTCGCGATTATAACAGCAATATTAATATATATAGGGTTAAATTTGTATGTAGATCAAAAAGATTTTGCAATGAACCGCGCGCTGGCGGCTTTAATAACATTTTGCCCATATACATTAACGATGATTACTCCAGTTGCAGTGATCTCGGCAGTAAGGCGTGCCACAAAGCAGGGCGTGGTTATCAAGTCTGGAATAGCGCTAGAGCAGATGGGTGACGCTTGTACTATAGCTTTTGATAAAACTGGTACAATCACAGAAGGAAAGTTGAGAATCACTGATGTTGTAGCATTTGAATATGACGAACAAAAAATAATCAGCATAGCCGCGTCGGTAGAATGGCAATCGATACATCCAATCGGAAGAGCTCTCAAAAAATATGCTATTAATAATAATATACCGATATTAGAACTTCAGGATGTTGAAAGTTTAGAAGGCAAAGGTATTTTGGCCAAATGGGATAATAAAACTGTTTTTGCTGGAAGCGAAAGATTGGTGAGAGAAGATGCAAAGATAAGAATTTCCAAAAGCATTCAAGAGGCCATAAATTTGCTAGTGGATCAAGGAAAGATAATAGACATAGTGGCCGTTGATGGCAAAATAATTGGATTAATAGGATTCGCTGACAAAATTAGAAAAGAATCATTCAGTGTAGTTGCGAAGTTGAGAGAGCTAGGCGTAAATAAGGCGGTGTTGCTAACAGGAGATAATGTAAAGAGTGCCAATTTCATAGCTCAGGCAGTTGGTATCAATAATGTATACGCAGAACTTTTGCCAGAAGGTAAAGTGGTGGTCGTTCAATCTCTTATAGAAAAGCCATCAAACGTATGCATGATAGGAGATGGAATCAATGATGCCCCCGCTCTAAAAACGGCAAATGTTGGAATTGCTATAGGATCAGTGCGTAACGATGTTGCCCTCGATGCTGCAGATATTGTTATAATGGGTGATGAGATTACCAAACTTTTGTATATCAAAAAACTTTCAAATGTAACTCTCTTTGCGATAAAGTTTAACATCATTTTGTTGTTTTTGGCGAGTAGTGTGATATTAGCCCTGTCCATAAGTGGAACTTTAAATACGCGCGAAACTGTGGTGGTATATAATATTAGTTTGATTTTAGTACTGCTGAATGTTATAAATTTATGTAACAAAAAGATCAAGTGA
- a CDS encoding alpha-L-fucosidase has protein sequence MIIEAAEYSKEHLNNYLKTIDEVISKGPYKDDWENLVNYPVPKWYRDAKFGIFMHWGVYTVPAFGSEWYPNFMYRKEAIQRGKDIYSFHQENFGAGIDYRDFVPMFKAEKFDADEWAEFFRESGAKFVMPVAEHCDGFQMYDSVLSDWCASKMGPQKDVMGLLKTAIEAKGMTFCASSHRMEHYWFMGGMREREDDPVTYIPYGDMYWPSYERKFDTESGEKTPSFGAIDLVNIDELFMQDWLARTCEIVDKYRPKIMYFDWWIQIKPMKPYLKKFAAYYYNRGKEWGEEVTINYKNDAFAHTSAVKDIERGQLSGISPYFWQNDTSVAKNSWSYTPGNIYKDASEVVATLVDVVSKNGSLLLNVGPKSDGTLPEGDVKVLRDVGKWLRVNGDAIYGSYPYRKYGEGPTVTEEGHFSDMNFKGYATDDFRFTCNKAKIYIFAMNWPADGVIHVKTFGNVQHNNRFNAVIKKVSILGHGECEFRSCDAHLTIIGPKIKTKYPVVIQLDVD, from the coding sequence ATGATAATAGAAGCAGCAGAGTATTCAAAAGAACATTTAAATAATTACCTTAAAACTATCGATGAAGTAATTTCAAAAGGTCCGTATAAAGATGACTGGGAAAATCTCGTTAACTATCCGGTTCCAAAATGGTATCGCGACGCAAAGTTTGGAATCTTTATGCACTGGGGCGTATATACTGTACCTGCATTTGGCAGTGAATGGTATCCCAACTTTATGTATCGCAAAGAAGCCATCCAGCGCGGCAAAGATATTTATTCATTTCATCAGGAAAATTTTGGAGCAGGAATTGACTATCGCGACTTTGTGCCTATGTTTAAGGCCGAAAAATTTGATGCAGATGAATGGGCTGAATTTTTTAGAGAATCTGGTGCCAAGTTTGTAATGCCCGTTGCCGAACATTGTGATGGATTTCAGATGTATGATAGCGTGTTAAGCGATTGGTGTGCGAGCAAGATGGGACCACAAAAAGATGTGATGGGGCTTTTGAAAACCGCCATCGAAGCAAAGGGGATGACATTTTGCGCATCATCGCATCGAATGGAACATTACTGGTTTATGGGCGGAATGCGAGAGCGAGAAGATGACCCTGTCACGTATATTCCATATGGGGATATGTATTGGCCATCTTATGAGCGTAAATTTGATACCGAAAGCGGCGAAAAAACTCCTTCATTTGGAGCAATCGACTTGGTAAATATCGATGAATTGTTTATGCAAGACTGGCTTGCTAGAACCTGTGAAATTGTGGACAAATACCGACCTAAAATTATGTACTTTGATTGGTGGATACAAATTAAACCGATGAAACCGTACCTCAAAAAATTTGCAGCATACTATTATAACCGCGGCAAAGAATGGGGCGAAGAAGTTACTATCAACTATAAAAACGACGCATTTGCGCATACTTCTGCAGTCAAAGATATTGAGCGAGGACAACTTAGCGGCATCTCGCCATACTTCTGGCAAAACGATACTTCTGTTGCCAAAAACTCTTGGAGCTACACACCTGGCAATATTTATAAAGATGCCAGCGAGGTTGTTGCCACGCTAGTTGATGTGGTTAGCAAAAACGGTTCCTTGCTTCTTAACGTGGGGCCTAAATCAGATGGTACGCTTCCAGAAGGAGACGTCAAAGTTTTGAGAGATGTTGGCAAATGGCTTCGAGTGAACGGCGACGCTATTTATGGATCGTATCCGTATCGAAAATATGGCGAAGGGCCTACTGTAACAGAAGAGGGTCACTTTAGCGACATGAACTTTAAGGGCTATGCTACCGATGATTTTAGATTTACGTGCAACAAAGCCAAAATATATATCTTTGCAATGAACTGGCCTGCCGATGGCGTAATTCACGTTAAAACATTTGGAAACGTGCAACACAACAACCGCTTTAATGCCGTAATCAAAAAGGTTTCTATATTGGGGCACGGAGAATGTGAATTTAGATCTTGCGACGCGCATCTAACCATTATTGGACCAAAAATTAAGACCAAATATCCGGTAGTAATCCAACTGGATGTAGATTAA
- the urtB gene encoding urea ABC transporter permease subunit UrtB: MNQFVNTLFNGLSLTSIILLASLGLSITFGLMRVINMAHGEFIMIGAYATYVVQMVFAAVVPEQFQSWYYVVAIPIAFLAAFAIGSLLEKLVISRLYGREIDSLLATFGVSLILQQLARSIFGAQGVNVKAPEFLFGGISIGGITLSYNRLFIIFSVVMCIVLTWYIMYRSGFGKQMRAVMQNRGMAQCMGINSRRVDNLTFAIGSGIAGIAGCSISLLGSVDSTVGQNYIVYAFMVVVLGGVGNLKGSVIGAAIIGFASIFAENYTSATMAKAIVLFIVIIFLQKRPQGLFVVRSRDLD; this comes from the coding sequence ATGAATCAATTTGTAAATACACTATTTAATGGATTGAGTTTGACATCAATAATTTTATTGGCCTCGTTGGGATTATCAATAACATTTGGTTTAATGCGCGTAATTAATATGGCTCATGGAGAATTTATCATGATTGGCGCATATGCAACATATGTGGTGCAGATGGTGTTTGCAGCAGTGGTGCCAGAGCAATTTCAAAGTTGGTATTATGTGGTTGCGATACCGATAGCATTCTTGGCGGCATTTGCAATCGGAAGTCTACTAGAAAAGCTGGTAATTTCGAGATTATATGGTCGTGAAATTGATTCGCTTCTAGCAACATTTGGAGTCAGCCTTATATTACAACAATTGGCAAGGTCCATTTTTGGTGCGCAAGGCGTAAATGTAAAAGCACCAGAATTTTTGTTTGGAGGTATTTCGATAGGAGGAATTACCCTTTCGTATAACAGACTTTTCATAATTTTCAGCGTGGTAATGTGTATTGTATTGACATGGTACATAATGTATCGTTCGGGATTTGGCAAACAGATGAGAGCAGTAATGCAAAACAGAGGAATGGCACAATGTATGGGCATAAATTCGAGGCGAGTAGATAATCTGACATTTGCAATAGGTTCGGGAATTGCGGGGATAGCAGGTTGTTCGATATCGCTGCTAGGCTCGGTGGATTCCACAGTGGGGCAAAACTATATCGTGTATGCCTTTATGGTGGTAGTGTTGGGCGGCGTTGGAAATCTCAAAGGCAGTGTGATCGGTGCGGCAATCATAGGGTTTGCTAGTATATTTGCAGAGAACTATACATCCGCAACGATGGCAAAAGCAATTGTGTTATTCATAGTGATAATATTTTTGCAAAAGCGGCCACAAGGATTGTTTGTAGTGAGAAGTAGAGACTTAGATTAA
- a CDS encoding glutamine--tRNA ligase/YqeY domain fusion protein: protein METKTQSNFINTIIEKDLESKKHDQIITRFPPEPNGYLHIGHAKSICLNFGIAKQFNGKVNLRFDDTNPTKEDEEYVNSIQEDIKWLGFKWDQLLFASNYFDTMYAKAVLLIKKGLAYVCELTPEEMKEYRGTLSEPGKDSPYRNRSVAENLELFEKMKNGDFPDGSRVLRAKIDMSSPNINFRDPILYRISHNTHHNTGDKWCIYPMYDFAHSLEDAIEGITHSICTLEFEDHRPLYDWVVRECEMESVPRQIEFARLNMTNTVMSKRKLKLLVDEGIVDGWDDPRMPTISGLRRRGYTAEAIRNLCFEIGVAKASSVVDSQMLDYFVREDLLPKAPLAMAIINPLKVVITNYPEDKTEYVEIENNPKNEAMGSRKILFSREIYIERDDFMEVPAKKYFRLFPGNEVRLKGAYFIKCTDVIKDDAGNVTEIRATYDPETKSGSGFTARKVKSTIHWISVKDALPCEFRFFEPLIEDDKEENKGKHFLEQINPNSLQIFEGYIEKEAIKNAKPLDKFQFVRHGFFNVDTKYTTKDKLVFNQIVPLKSSFKI from the coding sequence ATGGAAACTAAGACACAGTCAAATTTTATAAATACAATTATTGAGAAGGATTTAGAGTCAAAAAAGCATGATCAGATCATAACGAGATTTCCGCCAGAACCAAATGGCTATTTGCACATAGGTCACGCAAAGAGTATATGCTTAAATTTTGGCATTGCTAAACAATTTAATGGCAAGGTAAATTTGAGATTTGATGATACCAACCCTACTAAAGAAGATGAAGAATACGTAAATTCGATTCAAGAAGATATAAAATGGCTTGGATTTAAGTGGGATCAGCTGTTGTTTGCATCAAACTATTTTGACACTATGTATGCTAAGGCAGTGCTCCTGATTAAAAAGGGACTTGCGTATGTATGTGAACTAACTCCCGAAGAAATGAAAGAATATCGCGGAACTCTGAGTGAACCAGGCAAAGATAGTCCGTATCGCAATAGAAGTGTGGCAGAAAATCTAGAATTATTTGAAAAAATGAAGAATGGAGATTTTCCAGATGGATCGCGTGTGTTGCGTGCCAAAATTGATATGAGTAGCCCAAACATCAATTTCCGTGACCCTATTTTATATCGCATTTCTCATAATACGCATCACAATACTGGCGATAAATGGTGCATATACCCAATGTATGACTTCGCGCATTCTCTAGAAGATGCTATAGAAGGGATCACGCATTCGATATGTACGCTGGAGTTTGAAGATCATCGCCCGCTATACGATTGGGTGGTTCGAGAATGTGAAATGGAAAGCGTTCCTCGTCAGATAGAGTTTGCGCGCCTAAATATGACCAATACAGTTATGAGCAAGAGAAAGCTTAAGTTGCTAGTAGATGAAGGAATAGTTGACGGATGGGACGATCCCAGAATGCCAACTATATCAGGGCTTCGAAGACGCGGTTATACAGCAGAAGCAATTAGAAACTTATGCTTCGAAATTGGTGTTGCAAAGGCAAGTTCGGTAGTGGATTCTCAGATGTTAGACTATTTCGTACGAGAAGACTTGCTTCCAAAGGCTCCTCTGGCTATGGCAATCATCAATCCTCTAAAAGTGGTTATTACAAATTATCCAGAAGATAAAACTGAGTATGTGGAAATTGAGAATAACCCTAAAAACGAAGCAATGGGAAGCAGAAAAATTTTGTTTTCAAGAGAGATTTATATAGAACGAGATGACTTTATGGAAGTGCCTGCAAAGAAATATTTTAGACTGTTTCCGGGTAATGAAGTGCGCCTTAAGGGAGCATATTTTATAAAATGTACCGATGTTATTAAAGACGATGCGGGCAATGTAACAGAAATCCGAGCAACATACGACCCAGAAACTAAAAGTGGAAGTGGCTTTACTGCACGAAAAGTAAAATCCACAATTCATTGGATAAGCGTAAAAGATGCGCTGCCATGCGAGTTTAGATTTTTTGAGCCATTGATAGAAGATGATAAAGAAGAAAATAAAGGGAAGCATTTCTTAGAACAAATCAATCCAAATTCGCTTCAAATATTTGAGGGATATATAGAAAAAGAAGCGATTAAAAATGCAAAACCATTGGATAAATTTCAGTTTGTTCGACATGGATTTTTCAATGTAGATACCAAATATACTACAAAAGACAAGCTAGTATTTAATCAAATTGTGCCATTAAAGAGTTCATTTAAAATATAA
- a CDS encoding carbon starvation protein A — MNGITMMAIAIVALGLAYILYGKWLEKTWGIDADKKTPAYEYEDGVDYVPADANVVFGHQFASIAGAGPINGPIQAAMFGWLPVLLWVIIGGIFFGAVQDFVSMYASVKNKGKTIGYLIEKYIGKLGKKMFLLFCWLFCILVIAAFADIVAATFDGFANSGAEIEANGAVASTSMIFIAEAVALGFILKKYRFSKGINTSIAVALLVAGIALGMMFPIFVEGSSWHLIIFIYIGIATITPVWALLQPRDYLNSYLLVIMILAAVVGVFVANPEINMEMFTAFNVGGLSMFPFLFVTIACGAVSGFHSLVSSGTSSKQIKNEKHMLPISYGSMLLEVLLAVIALIAVASFASGEAAANGYTTPAQIFAGAIANFLNTLGLPHNVVFTLINLAVSAFALTSLDSVARIGRISFQELFIDDTKKPNAVTTVLANKYFATLATLAMAYALAKLGYAAIWPLFGASNQLLSVIALLACAVYLKHAKKKNGMLIIPICVMMIITFSALAQNIIKLVILFGAGEGINAGNILQLIFAILIAGLGASVTYEGIKKLFKKDEDMTEDSTAIAG, encoded by the coding sequence ATGAATGGTATTACAATGATGGCAATTGCAATTGTGGCTCTCGGATTGGCATACATATTATATGGCAAGTGGCTCGAAAAAACTTGGGGCATTGATGCAGATAAAAAAACTCCAGCATATGAATATGAAGATGGAGTGGATTACGTTCCTGCAGATGCGAATGTGGTGTTTGGACATCAGTTCGCGTCGATTGCCGGGGCGGGGCCGATCAATGGTCCAATTCAGGCCGCTATGTTTGGGTGGTTGCCAGTTCTATTATGGGTTATCATCGGAGGAATATTTTTTGGTGCGGTACAAGACTTTGTTTCGATGTACGCTTCTGTTAAAAATAAAGGTAAAACTATAGGCTATTTAATAGAAAAGTATATAGGAAAATTGGGTAAAAAGATGTTCTTACTATTTTGCTGGCTGTTTTGCATCTTGGTGATCGCCGCGTTTGCGGATATTGTTGCAGCAACATTTGATGGCTTTGCAAATTCTGGAGCAGAGATCGAAGCCAACGGTGCTGTTGCGAGCACATCGATGATTTTTATTGCAGAGGCAGTAGCGCTCGGATTTATTCTAAAAAAGTATCGATTTAGTAAAGGTATAAATACTAGTATTGCGGTAGCGTTGCTCGTTGCGGGGATAGCGCTCGGAATGATGTTTCCTATTTTTGTTGAAGGGTCTAGTTGGCATCTAATAATATTTATATACATTGGCATTGCAACCATTACTCCAGTTTGGGCGTTGCTTCAACCTCGTGACTATTTAAACTCATACCTGTTGGTAATCATGATTTTGGCCGCAGTGGTGGGAGTATTTGTTGCTAATCCTGAGATCAATATGGAGATGTTTACGGCATTTAATGTAGGGGGATTGAGCATGTTCCCGTTCTTGTTTGTAACAATTGCATGTGGCGCAGTCTCAGGATTTCACTCACTAGTATCTTCTGGAACATCATCTAAGCAGATTAAAAACGAAAAGCACATGCTGCCGATTTCATATGGGTCTATGTTGTTAGAAGTATTGTTAGCCGTAATCGCATTGATAGCGGTTGCGTCGTTTGCTTCGGGGGAAGCTGCTGCCAACGGATACACAACGCCGGCACAAATTTTTGCAGGAGCAATTGCCAACTTTTTGAACACTTTGGGACTTCCACATAATGTAGTTTTTACATTAATAAATTTAGCAGTTTCGGCATTTGCGTTAACAAGTTTAGACTCTGTTGCGAGAATTGGGAGAATATCTTTTCAAGAGTTGTTTATTGATGATACCAAAAAGCCAAACGCGGTAACTACCGTATTGGCAAATAAATATTTTGCAACATTGGCGACATTGGCGATGGCATATGCATTGGCAAAGTTAGGGTATGCGGCAATTTGGCCATTATTTGGGGCATCAAATCAGTTGCTATCCGTAATAGCGTTGCTAGCCTGTGCGGTGTATCTAAAGCATGCAAAAAAGAAGAACGGGATGTTGATTATTCCGATATGTGTAATGATGATAATCACGTTTTCTGCGTTGGCTCAAAATATTATTAAGCTAGTTATCTTGTTTGGGGCAGGCGAAGGTATCAATGCTGGAAACATTTTACAATTGATATTTGCAATTCTAATAGCAGGATTAGGCGCAAGCGTAACATACGAAGGAATCAAGAAGCTATTTAAAAAAGATGAAGACATGACCGAAGACAGCACCGCGATAGCAGGGTAA
- a CDS encoding D-2-hydroxyacid dehydrogenase, translating to MKIVVLDGHMLNPGELSWEPLSKLGDLAVYDKTDFNNKAILERIGDATAVYTNKTPLDREVIEKSPNLKFIGLLATGYNIVDIDAAKENGIAVCNVPSYGSQAVGQFAIGLLLEICHHIGHHANEVKNGRWEADQKFCFWDFPLIELAGKTLGIIGFGRIGINTGKIAKAMGMKIIAVDNYETDEGKSIAEYVAMDTLLAKSDVISLHCPLFKETEGIICKENINKMKDGVIIINNSRGSLIVEEDLADALNSGKVYAAGLDVVCEEPVRANNPLLYAKNCIITPHISWAPIESRQRLLDIAVDNLQKFQNGNIVNCVNGIEK from the coding sequence ATGAAAATAGTTGTTTTAGATGGTCATATGCTAAATCCTGGAGAGCTCAGTTGGGAACCTCTTAGTAAGCTGGGAGATTTGGCTGTATATGATAAAACTGATTTTAACAACAAAGCTATTTTGGAGAGAATAGGAGATGCAACTGCAGTTTATACCAACAAAACACCGCTAGATAGAGAGGTTATCGAAAAGTCACCAAATTTAAAATTTATAGGCTTATTAGCAACAGGATATAACATCGTCGATATCGATGCCGCCAAGGAAAATGGAATTGCAGTGTGTAACGTGCCTTCATATGGTTCGCAAGCTGTTGGTCAATTTGCAATCGGACTATTGCTAGAAATTTGTCATCATATAGGTCATCATGCAAATGAAGTAAAAAATGGTCGATGGGAAGCAGATCAAAAGTTTTGCTTTTGGGATTTTCCTCTTATCGAATTGGCTGGTAAAACATTAGGAATCATAGGTTTTGGACGCATAGGAATTAATACCGGAAAGATTGCAAAAGCAATGGGAATGAAAATCATCGCGGTGGATAATTATGAAACTGATGAAGGAAAATCGATCGCGGAATACGTGGCTATGGATACGTTACTTGCCAAATCCGATGTAATTTCGTTGCATTGTCCATTGTTTAAAGAGACAGAAGGTATTATTTGTAAAGAAAATATTAATAAAATGAAAGACGGTGTAATTATCATTAATAATTCTAGAGGGTCGCTAATTGTAGAAGAAGATTTGGCTGATGCGTTAAATTCGGGAAAAGTTTATGCCGCAGGTTTGGACGTAGTGTGTGAAGAGCCGGTTAGAGCAAACAACCCTCTCCTTTATGCCAAAAATTGTATAATTACACCGCATATAAGTTGGGCACCAATAGAAAGTAGGCAACGATTGCTCGATATTGCAGTGGATAATTTGCAAAAGTTTCAAAATGGAAACATAGTTAATTGCGTAAATGGGATAGAAAAATAA
- a CDS encoding DUF4430 domain-containing protein, giving the protein MKLTKKCLFSGLTTLFIFTIAWGANDTTTIDSTQYLAANTLPNIKALENKINVTFSIECDTLLEDVNRNKLNFLKRRRVPEDGDIYPTNIVTLLENESVFDLLLRLSQENEFELDYSNLLFSDATHIESIGNFEKSDAGRRSGWIYRVNGIFPNYSCTEYKLSDGDVVEWLYTCDYGRDLNNGNRVYQ; this is encoded by the coding sequence ATGAAACTAACTAAAAAATGTTTATTTAGCGGCTTGACAACTCTTTTTATCTTTACTATTGCTTGGGGAGCTAACGACACCACTACTATAGATTCTACACAATATTTAGCAGCCAATACTTTACCCAATATTAAAGCCCTTGAAAATAAAATAAATGTGACTTTTAGTATAGAATGCGATACTCTCTTAGAAGATGTGAATCGAAATAAGTTAAATTTTCTAAAACGCCGACGCGTTCCTGAAGATGGTGATATATATCCTACTAACATTGTTACTCTTTTGGAAAATGAGAGTGTTTTTGATTTATTGCTTCGCTTGAGTCAAGAGAATGAATTTGAGCTAGATTATTCTAATTTACTTTTTAGCGATGCAACACATATTGAAAGTATTGGCAACTTTGAAAAGTCTGATGCAGGAAGACGCAGTGGCTGGATTTATCGTGTCAACGGGATCTTTCCGAACTATAGCTGCACTGAATATAAACTATCCGATGGTGACGTTGTAGAGTGGCTTTATACTTGTGATTATGGTCGTGACCTTAACAACGGCAATAGAGTTTATCAATAG